Proteins encoded in a region of the Etheostoma spectabile isolate EspeVRDwgs_2016 unplaced genomic scaffold, UIUC_Espe_1.0 scaffold00002942, whole genome shotgun sequence genome:
- the LOC116676286 gene encoding LOW QUALITY PROTEIN: transcription factor XE1.1-like (The sequence of the model RefSeq protein was modified relative to this genomic sequence to represent the inferred CDS: inserted 2 bases in 2 codons), with protein MVQNELSCSQAKRNFIFQILPFLLLSYPHPLLCLPSLLPVLFVGCCSNNDDEDLSPXQKMERERERRMANNARERLRVRDINEAFKELGRMCXLHLKSDKPQTKLLILHQAVAVILSLEQQVRERNLNPKAACLKRREEEKVTVSSDGAPLSLAAAHHAAAAAMGDGSNPLGQM; from the exons ATGGTCCAAAATGAACTTAGTTGTTCACAAGCCAAAAG aaatttcatttttcaaatcctccccttcctcctcctctcctacCCTCATCCCCTGCTTTGTCTTCCCTCGCTCCTTCCCGTGCTCTTCGTTGGTTGCTGTAGCAACAACGACGACGAGGACCTGTCTC AGcagaagatggagagagagagggaacggAGGATGGCGAACAACGCGCGGGAGCGTCTGCGCGTCCGCGACATCAACGAGGCGTTCAAGGAGCTGGGCAGGATGT AGCTGCACCTGAAGAGCGACAAACCACAGACCAAGTTACTGATCCTGCACCAGGCCGTGGCTGTCATCCTCAGTCTGGAGCAACAAGTCAGAG agCGAAACCTGAACCCTAAGGCGGCCTGTCTGAAGCGCCGCGAGGAGGAGAAGGTCACTGTGTCCTCGGACGGGGCTCCCCTGTCATTGGCCGCCGCACACcacgccgccgccgccgccatGGGCGACGGGTCCAACCCCTTGGGACAAATGTAA